In Vibrio stylophorae, the genomic stretch AATAACGCCGGAGTCCATCTCTAGGCTATAGCGCTGTAACATTGCTTGGCGCATTGTGATTCCCTATTCAAATGAAAAAACACATGGAAAAAACGCATCATAAAAAAGCACGCGGTAACACGAAGGCTCAAATAAGCGCATCACCCAATCCATAGCGGTTTGTTGCCATTCGCAGCGATTGATTAGCGATGCGACTTATCGCATTTCATTCGGCTGACAAGTCACTTCCATTGACAAATCGCGTCAATTAACAAATCGTGCCGATGAAATGTCTCAGCGCAAACCCCAACTTATGGGTTGCGTGGGTACTTATCAAAATCAGGGCGACGTTTTTCATTAAAGGCATTACGCCCTTCTTGCCCCTCTTCTGTCATGTAGAACATCATGGTGGCGTTGCCAGCAAGCTCTTGTAAGCCCGCTTGACCGTCACAATCGGCGTTAAGCGCCGCTTTTAAGCAGCGAAGTGCCATCGGGCTGTGTTGCAAGACTTCGCGACACCAACGAATGGTTTCACGCTCAAGCTCCGCGTAGGGCACGACATGATTCACAAGGCCCATATCCAAGGCTTCTTGTGCATCGTAAAAACGGCATAGGAACCAAATTTCACGCGCTTTCTTTTGACCGACAATGCGCGCCATATAGGATGCGCCCCAACCACCATCAAAAGAGCCCACTTTCGGGCCAGTTTGCCCAAATTGCGCGTTATCCGCAGCGATAGTCAAATCACACATCATGTGCAGCACATGACCACCACCCACAGCGTAACCAGCCACAGCTGCGATCACAGGTTTTGGACAGGTACGAATTTGGCGTTGGAAGTCCAACACATTGAGGTGATGCGTGCCTTCATCATCGCGATAGCCGCCGTAATCACCACGAATTTTCTGATCGCCGCCAGAACAAAAAGCATGTTCGCCTTGGCCGGTCAGGACAATAACCCCAACTTTGGCATCATAGCGAGCGTCATTGAGCGCTTGAATCATCTCATTGACCGTTTGTGGGCGAAAAGCGTTACGGACTTCTGGACGGTTGATGGTGATTTTGGCAATGCCATCGTCACTCTTGTGATAAAGAATATCTTCAAACTGTGCTGAACAATCTTGCCAGTTGACCGGAGCATAGAGCTCCGCTTCAGTTCTTCCTACGGTCTTTGCCATGGTTTTATTCCACTTGATTCAAAATTTGCATCATGCGCGCAGCAAATGCTCGGGGCTGCTGCTGATGTGTGTTATGGCCGGCTTTGGCAATGGTGTGGCAATGCCAGCCTGACTGCTGTGCGAGCTGCTGCGCCAAAGCCATAAATTTATCATCTTGCGCGCCCACCAAATAATGAGTCTTGAGATCGCTTGGCCAGTGCAAACGCCAGTCTGGCTGTTTAGCAAGCGAGCATTGTCGCATCATCATCGCCAATGACGGACCATGATTCTCGGCGCGCAGGGCGATGAGCTTACCACGCTGGCGGCGATTGAGCGATGCAAATACCCCTTGCTGATACCAATCATCCAGCAC encodes the following:
- the menB gene encoding 1,4-dihydroxy-2-naphthoyl-CoA synthase, producing MAKTVGRTEAELYAPVNWQDCSAQFEDILYHKSDDGIAKITINRPEVRNAFRPQTVNEMIQALNDARYDAKVGVIVLTGQGEHAFCSGGDQKIRGDYGGYRDDEGTHHLNVLDFQRQIRTCPKPVIAAVAGYAVGGGHVLHMMCDLTIAADNAQFGQTGPKVGSFDGGWGASYMARIVGQKKAREIWFLCRFYDAQEALDMGLVNHVVPYAELERETIRWCREVLQHSPMALRCLKAALNADCDGQAGLQELAGNATMMFYMTEEGQEGRNAFNEKRRPDFDKYPRNP